A genomic window from Bacteroidota bacterium includes:
- a CDS encoding tRNA-binding protein codes for MPAIQYADFEKVEIRTGTIVEVNDFPNAKKPAYQLVIDFGELGLKKSSAQITVHYEKENLIGKQIVAVVNFPVKQIANFFSECLVLGAVNEDGSIVLLQTEKPVSNGLRIA; via the coding sequence ATGCCTGCTATTCAATATGCCGATTTTGAAAAGGTAGAAATTCGTACCGGAACAATTGTGGAAGTAAATGATTTCCCAAATGCTAAAAAACCAGCTTATCAGTTAGTAATTGATTTTGGTGAATTAGGATTAAAGAAATCAAGCGCACAAATTACCGTGCATTACGAAAAAGAAAACCTGATTGGTAAACAAATTGTTGCCGTAGTAAATTTTCCGGTAAAACAAATTGCCAATTTTTTTTCAGAATGTTTAGTGCTGGGTGCAGTAAATGAAGATGGGAGCATCGTTTTATTGCAAACAGAAAAGCCCGTTTCGAACGGCTTACGCATTGCATAA
- a CDS encoding gliding motility-associated C-terminal domain-containing protein — protein sequence MKQIFTPLLILACSLVNAQFVLNGDAVSLGGNCYQLTEEVNYSAGSIWYETLINLEEDFEINFSLNFGDLDASGADGMYFVLQPVGTGLGDAGGGMGYLGITPSLGIEFDTYQNGGYGDPAFDHVAIQYNGDLDHTGIFNLDGPVQILDGINNVEDGDYHQAKITWDAETQHLQVFVDCVYRVGFVTEVFDIIETIFAGDPEVYFGFTAGTGGSFNNQYVCFEYTTEIDALEDVSICPGDSTQLIVPDGFVSYEWSPATGLSATDIRDPWASPSETTTYTVMITDNCGEIIYDTVNVIVNTPDFIDLGDDLTLCEGQLWTFNVLTPGATYLWQDGSTLPTLTVDEDGTYSVTVTDGNCIDADTVNVTYVPAPDISLPHDTVICGLENTYTIDVTTLGATYLWQDGSTDPTFTVTDDGLYYVTVSVGGCSDKDSVLVSYSVQPTVDLGPDQSLCAGTTILLDAGSESFDYEWQDGSTGSTYLVTTAGTYFVEVTINGCSAVDEVVIVPDPCICVVTAPNVFSPNQDGVNDYFSQLDCYDLSAYELTVYNRYGEIVFNTNILDGKWDGTYQGEDCELGTYVYTIAFTRITGETGMVQGNVILVR from the coding sequence ATGAAACAAATATTCACTCCTCTTTTGATACTAGCCTGTTCGCTGGTAAATGCGCAATTTGTGTTAAATGGTGATGCAGTGAGCTTAGGGGGCAATTGTTATCAATTAACGGAAGAAGTAAACTACAGCGCAGGTTCAATTTGGTATGAAACCCTGATAAATTTAGAAGAAGATTTTGAAATTAATTTTTCACTCAATTTTGGTGATTTAGATGCAAGTGGTGCTGATGGAATGTATTTTGTTTTACAACCTGTTGGAACAGGATTAGGTGATGCCGGCGGCGGAATGGGTTATTTAGGTATTACACCTTCATTGGGTATAGAATTCGATACTTATCAAAATGGTGGTTATGGTGATCCGGCTTTTGATCATGTTGCCATTCAGTATAATGGTGATTTAGACCATACAGGGATTTTTAATCTGGATGGCCCCGTTCAAATTTTAGATGGAATAAATAATGTTGAAGATGGTGATTATCATCAGGCAAAAATAACCTGGGATGCAGAAACGCAACATCTACAGGTATTTGTTGATTGTGTTTATCGCGTTGGATTTGTAACGGAAGTTTTTGATATTATTGAAACCATTTTTGCCGGTGATCCGGAAGTGTATTTCGGATTTACTGCAGGTACCGGCGGTTCATTTAATAATCAATACGTATGTTTTGAATATACTACCGAAATTGATGCATTGGAAGATGTGAGTATTTGTCCGGGCGACAGCACACAATTAATTGTTCCCGACGGATTTGTTTCTTACGAATGGTCGCCTGCAACAGGATTAAGTGCAACTGATATTCGCGACCCGTGGGCATCACCAAGTGAAACAACAACATATACAGTAATGATAACCGATAATTGTGGTGAAATAATTTATGATACGGTGAATGTTATTGTAAATACACCCGATTTTATCGATTTAGGTGATGACCTTACTTTATGTGAAGGTCAATTATGGACATTTAATGTATTAACACCTGGTGCAACTTATTTATGGCAAGATGGTTCTACTTTGCCCACCTTAACTGTTGATGAAGATGGAACTTATTCGGTAACTGTTACGGATGGAAATTGTATTGATGCAGATACCGTTAATGTTACTTATGTACCAGCTCCTGATATTTCATTGCCGCATGATACTGTAATTTGCGGATTGGAAAATACCTATACAATTGATGTTACTACTTTAGGTGCAACTTATTTATGGCAGGATGGATCCACTGATCCAACTTTTACGGTTACTGATGATGGATTGTATTATGTTACAGTTTCCGTTGGAGGTTGTAGCGATAAAGATTCAGTTTTGGTAAGTTATTCTGTTCAGCCGACAGTAGATTTAGGTCCCGATCAAAGTTTATGCGCAGGCACAACAATTTTATTGGATGCAGGCTCCGAAAGTTTTGATTATGAATGGCAGGATGGTTCAACCGGAAGTACTTATTTAGTTACAACAGCAGGAACATATTTTGTAGAAGTTACCATTAACGGATGTTCAGCAGTTGATGAAGTGGTAATTGTTCCCGATCCATGTATTTGTGTGGTAACAGCACCCAATGTTTTTTCTCCGAATCAGGATGGTGTAAACGATTATTTTAGTCAGCTCGATTGTTACGATTTATCTGCTTATGAACTCACCGTTTATAATCGTTACGGTGAAATAGTTTTTAACACCAATATTTTAGATGGAAAATGGGATGGCACCTATCAGGGTGAAGATTGTGAATTGGGCACCTATGTGTATACCATAGCCTTTACCCGCATCACCGGTGAAACAGGAATGGTGCAGGGAAATGTGATTTTGGTGCGCTGA
- the nadC gene encoding carboxylating nicotinate-nucleotide diphosphorylase yields the protein MSDSVVIWDLLDVIDEALIEDIQEGDHTTLATIEHEAAGTAKLLVKEPGIIAGVELAEQILKHVSPELEVDIFIPDGARVVPGDIVLHATGRIQALLVAERTMLNFIQRMSGIATNTNRFVQAVRHTNAKILDTRKTTPGLRTFEKWAVRIGGGHNHRFGLYDMIMIKDNHVDFCGGIENAITRVLQYLKDNELNLRIEVETRNLDEVQQVLRTGRVDRIMLDNYKLEDLREAVKVIANQFETEASGGVNINTVKDIAETGVDFISVGELTHSVKSLDLSFKALMQ from the coding sequence ATGAGTGATAGTGTAGTGATTTGGGACCTGCTCGATGTTATCGATGAAGCCTTGATAGAAGACATTCAGGAAGGTGATCATACCACCCTCGCAACAATCGAACACGAAGCAGCAGGCACCGCAAAACTACTCGTAAAAGAACCCGGCATAATCGCTGGCGTAGAATTAGCCGAACAAATTTTAAAACATGTCAGCCCCGAACTCGAGGTTGACATTTTTATTCCCGATGGCGCCAGAGTGGTGCCCGGGGATATCGTTTTGCATGCCACAGGTCGCATTCAAGCCCTCCTTGTTGCTGAAAGAACCATGCTGAACTTTATTCAGCGCATGAGCGGAATTGCCACTAATACCAACCGTTTTGTGCAGGCCGTGCGACATACCAACGCTAAAATATTAGACACCCGCAAAACCACTCCAGGCCTCAGAACCTTCGAAAAATGGGCTGTGCGCATAGGTGGCGGACATAATCACCGCTTTGGGTTATACGATATGATTATGATTAAAGACAATCATGTTGATTTTTGCGGAGGTATCGAAAATGCCATTACCAGGGTGTTGCAATACCTTAAAGACAATGAATTAAATCTCCGTATAGAAGTGGAAACCCGCAATCTGGACGAAGTACAGCAAGTGCTGCGCACGGGCAGGGTCGACCGTATTATGCTGGATAACTACAAATTGGAAGATTTGCGCGAAGCAGTTAAAGTAATTGCCAATCAGTTTGAAACCGAGGCTTCAGGTGGCGTAAATATTAATACCGTGAAAGACATCGCCGAAACCGGTGTCGATTTTATTTCGGTAGGGGAACTCACCCATTCCGTAAAGAGCTTAGACCTCAGTTTTAAGGCCTTAATGCAGTAA
- a CDS encoding diacylglycerol kinase family lipid kinase, which translates to MKKRILFIINPVAGVKRKDKIPAYINKYLDHDHFDYEVVYTENRGHATEIAREAAQNNFDVVAVAGGDGSVNEVATGLMGTNTCLAIIPSGSGNGLARHLGYSINIKSTLQIINAYQVKKIDVCKINDEYFFSLIGIGFDAFVAKVFSREETRGFLTYAWSAIKSLGSFDSFEFELTAPENNRKGKAFMINICNSNQYGYNVKVAPHANLSDGLMDVIIVDNIPKWKVPIAVIQVFTQTHLGSKHFSSFRTNELNISSPNYSYLQIDGETVPKDKDFKISIIPQQLHVLINPKHLTDGEK; encoded by the coding sequence GTGAAAAAACGCATCTTATTTATTATTAATCCGGTAGCCGGGGTAAAGAGGAAAGATAAAATTCCTGCCTACATCAATAAGTACCTCGACCACGATCATTTTGATTACGAAGTGGTGTATACCGAAAACCGAGGTCATGCTACAGAAATTGCACGTGAAGCAGCACAAAATAATTTCGACGTAGTTGCAGTTGCCGGTGGCGATGGCAGTGTAAATGAAGTTGCAACCGGTTTAATGGGCACGAATACCTGTCTGGCTATTATTCCCAGCGGTTCAGGAAACGGACTGGCAAGGCATCTTGGTTATTCTATCAATATTAAATCTACTTTACAAATTATCAATGCCTATCAGGTTAAAAAAATTGATGTTTGTAAAATAAATGATGAATACTTTTTTAGTTTAATCGGAATTGGATTTGATGCCTTTGTAGCAAAAGTATTTAGCCGTGAAGAAACGAGAGGATTTTTAACCTATGCCTGGAGTGCCATAAAAAGTTTAGGCTCATTTGATTCATTTGAATTTGAATTAACAGCACCGGAAAACAACCGAAAAGGCAAAGCATTTATGATTAATATCTGCAACTCCAATCAGTATGGTTACAATGTGAAAGTTGCACCACATGCAAATTTGAGTGATGGTTTAATGGATGTGATTATTGTAGATAATATTCCGAAGTGGAAAGTGCCGATTGCCGTAATTCAGGTATTTACACAAACACATCTAGGCAGTAAACATTTTTCTTCATTTAGAACAAACGAACTAAATATCAGCTCGCCGAATTATTCTTATTTACAAATTGATGGCGAAACAGTTCCAAAGGATAAAGATTTTAAAATCAGCATTATTCCACAACAGTTGCATGTTTTAATTAACCCAAAACATTTAACCGATGGCGAAAAATAA
- a CDS encoding DUF4783 domain-containing protein, with product MTKNSKSRLLITLLVVPIMIFAAVVSDLDSIASAIKGGDSKELATYFDNTVEVKIANKEGAYSKSQAEAIVKDFFTKNPPKAFNFIHDGPSGGNNAHYAIGSLTTDKGKFRTYVYMKKKADKFYIQELSFENE from the coding sequence ATGACAAAGAATTCAAAATCCCGATTGTTAATCACACTACTTGTAGTGCCAATAATGATATTTGCTGCTGTAGTGAGCGATTTAGACAGTATTGCCAGTGCCATAAAAGGCGGTGATTCCAAAGAATTAGCTACTTATTTTGACAATACGGTAGAAGTTAAAATTGCAAATAAAGAAGGCGCTTACAGTAAAAGTCAGGCCGAAGCTATTGTAAAAGACTTTTTTACAAAAAATCCGCCTAAAGCCTTCAATTTTATCCACGACGGACCTTCCGGAGGAAACAATGCACATTACGCCATCGGTTCATTAACTACCGACAAAGGCAAGTTCAGAACTTATGTGTATATGAAGAAAAAAGCAGACAAATTCTATATACAGGAGTTAAGTTTTGAGAATGAGTGA
- a CDS encoding T9SS type A sorting domain-containing protein gives MKFIVILFILTSTALFGQQPEWIATGIVDSAISVSGGQNGIWAATQNNGIQFLNTNNGRITIYNTDNTPFVTNDFRCVLAVNDKVYAGTFDKGLYILENNNWIYLDTINSPLPGMSISDFCSYDENTMYVATDKGLAKIENDTWEIFDSLNSGISANKLTCLYKDANSVLWIGSRYHGVTTLQDNIFTNYNFDNAGINDNWIRAVCGDANGYMYIADYFGVNKYDVINDDWIFVYNTFTAPMTSERVNKIGFQENGTMWFATHIGVTSADIDNNWSQFYSDNSGLPHNTCDGLFIDADDRVWVACYGGVAVFADKNSLPEFETNLIIYPNPCKTTITIEAPGFEQYMIFDMMGNQLISTANFSETFGNRLSVLDVTSLPSGVYLISAQNAETIVSKAFVKL, from the coding sequence ATGAAATTTATCGTCATACTGTTTATACTCACTTCTACAGCACTTTTCGGGCAGCAACCGGAGTGGATTGCAACAGGAATTGTTGATTCTGCAATTTCAGTTTCCGGCGGACAAAACGGGATTTGGGCTGCTACTCAAAATAATGGTATTCAGTTTTTGAACACCAATAACGGACGAATTACAATTTACAATACAGACAATACGCCTTTTGTTACCAATGATTTCAGATGTGTTTTAGCTGTTAATGATAAAGTATATGCCGGTACTTTTGATAAAGGATTATATATTTTAGAAAATAATAATTGGATTTATTTAGATACCATTAATTCACCTTTACCCGGCATGAGCATTTCCGATTTTTGTAGTTATGATGAAAATACGATGTATGTTGCAACAGATAAGGGATTGGCAAAAATTGAAAATGATACTTGGGAAATTTTTGATTCATTAAATTCCGGCATCAGCGCAAATAAATTAACCTGTTTGTATAAAGATGCAAACAGTGTTTTATGGATTGGTTCAAGATATCATGGTGTAACAACTTTGCAGGATAATATTTTTACAAATTATAATTTTGATAATGCCGGCATTAATGATAATTGGATTCGTGCAGTTTGTGGTGATGCAAACGGATATATGTATATCGCCGATTATTTTGGTGTAAATAAATATGATGTAATAAATGATGACTGGATATTTGTATATAATACATTTACGGCACCAATGACTTCTGAACGCGTAAATAAAATTGGCTTTCAGGAAAATGGTACGATGTGGTTTGCCACACATATTGGTGTAACCAGCGCAGATATTGATAACAACTGGTCACAATTTTATTCTGATAATTCCGGATTACCACATAATACCTGCGATGGTTTATTTATTGATGCAGATGATCGTGTTTGGGTGGCCTGTTATGGTGGTGTTGCTGTGTTTGCAGATAAAAATTCGTTGCCGGAATTTGAAACAAATCTTATCATTTATCCCAACCCTTGTAAAACAACTATCACCATTGAAGCTCCCGGATTTGAACAATACATGATTTTTGATATGATGGGAAACCAACTCATTTCTACAGCAAATTTTTCGGAAACTTTTGGAAATAGACTGTCCGTTTTGGATGTCACTTCGCTCCCTTCCGGCGTATATTTAATCTCTGCCCAAAATGCTGAAACTATTGTCAGCAAAGCATTTGTAAAATTATAA
- a CDS encoding 2,3-bisphosphoglycerate-independent phosphoglycerate mutase — MENGKKAMLIIMDGWGHGKNPAASAIAQAKTPNVNNYYKRYPNAELRTDGEFVGLPEGQMGNSEVGHLNLGAGRIVYQELQRIFVAIKNGTLANNGNLIAALNYAKTNNKNIHLIGLVSDGGVHSHINHLKALCDIAKNNQVAGDKLFIHAFTDGRDCDPKSGAGFLKDLQQHLNNSIGTIASVCGRYYAMDRDNRWERIKLAYDLLVKGTGRKTTDLIAAVQASYAENVTDEFILPIVHSDAAGNPLAVIQPDDVVICFNFRTDRCRQITRVLTQEDIPDLGMFKLPLYYVTMTRYDHTFKNVSVIFENDDLNKTLGEILSLNNKRQIRIAETEKYPHVTFFFSGGREKEFAGEKRIMAASPKVATYDLQPEMSAYEVKDKIVAAINNDEADFICLNFANADMVGHTGVFSACIKACEAVDTCVGEVIAAALQHNFAIILTADHGNSDFEINADGSPNTQHSTNPVPVFYIDNTPQFTKLKNGKLGDVAPTILTLMGLPIPAEMTGDILVS, encoded by the coding sequence ATGGAAAATGGAAAAAAAGCAATGCTGATTATAATGGATGGTTGGGGACATGGTAAAAACCCGGCTGCCAGTGCAATTGCTCAGGCTAAAACGCCAAATGTAAACAACTACTATAAACGTTATCCGAATGCAGAACTGAGAACCGATGGTGAATTTGTGGGTTTGCCGGAAGGACAGATGGGAAACAGTGAAGTTGGCCATTTAAATTTAGGTGCAGGCCGAATTGTTTATCAGGAATTACAACGCATTTTTGTCGCAATAAAAAACGGAACACTTGCCAATAATGGTAATTTAATTGCTGCATTAAATTATGCAAAAACGAATAATAAAAATATTCACCTCATCGGTTTGGTTAGTGATGGTGGTGTACATTCACATATTAATCATTTAAAAGCATTATGTGATATTGCAAAAAACAATCAGGTAGCGGGAGATAAATTATTTATTCATGCATTTACCGACGGCCGCGATTGTGACCCGAAAAGTGGAGCGGGATTTTTAAAAGATTTACAACAACATTTAAATAACAGTATTGGTACTATTGCCAGTGTGTGCGGACGTTATTATGCGATGGACAGAGATAACCGCTGGGAAAGAATTAAACTCGCTTACGATTTATTAGTAAAAGGAACAGGCAGAAAAACAACCGATCTAATTGCAGCAGTACAAGCAAGTTATGCTGAAAATGTAACAGATGAATTTATTTTACCGATTGTACATTCAGATGCAGCAGGCAATCCGCTAGCTGTGATTCAGCCTGATGATGTAGTAATTTGTTTTAATTTCAGAACTGACCGCTGCCGACAAATTACGCGTGTGTTAACGCAGGAAGATATTCCGGATTTGGGCATGTTTAAATTACCACTCTATTATGTTACCATGACCAGATATGACCACACCTTTAAAAATGTTTCGGTGATATTTGAAAATGATGATTTAAATAAAACGTTGGGCGAAATATTATCGCTCAATAATAAACGACAAATTCGTATTGCTGAAACAGAAAAATATCCGCATGTTACTTTCTTTTTTAGTGGCGGAAGAGAAAAAGAATTTGCCGGTGAAAAAAGAATAATGGCAGCATCACCAAAAGTTGCCACTTACGATTTACAACCGGAGATGAGTGCTTACGAAGTAAAAGATAAAATTGTAGCAGCAATAAATAATGACGAAGCAGATTTTATTTGTCTGAATTTCGCTAATGCGGATATGGTTGGACATACCGGTGTATTTTCAGCATGTATAAAAGCCTGCGAAGCAGTGGACACTTGTGTGGGTGAAGTAATTGCAGCGGCCTTACAACATAATTTCGCAATTATATTAACAGCAGACCATGGCAATTCCGATTTTGAAATAAATGCCGACGGTTCACCCAATACACAACATAGCACCAATCCGGTTCCGGTATTTTATATTGACAATACACCACAATTCACCAAATTAAAAAATGGCAAACTGGGTGATGTTGCACCGACAATTTTAACGTTGATGGGATTACCGATTCCTGCGGAAATGACCGGGGATATTTTGGTGAGTTGA
- a CDS encoding sulfatase-like hydrolase/transferase, with translation MKEQLFHIEILIKRLAIVLLLYTVCRLLFFLFNMDLFPPIPPGEFLQIMGYGLRYDVSSIIYVNIIFIFLHVLPNPWFDNPKYQRILKILFYSFNGFALLLESGDWIYFEYGLKRTDAHELGLTGDTNILPQVIKDYWIIFVLAFSLILGVEYLYRKTELHRKQNKNFGVPRLIHYPKQVFAMVVIVTFVIIGARGGIQQEPLSPNEAANVVEDGRFSSLIINTPFSVIYAFGHRELHEPKYFSEEELAKRYNIFHDNEAYYIRPDSIPAPTQPQNVCVIVLESFSKEYLGYFNPGEPYTPFLDSLMRESLTFTNAYSNGKSSNQGIIAVTSGIPVMMGEPFISSIYQKNAFEGMGTILNKVGYGSYFFHGANNGSMEFDRFMEQAGFTGYFGRNEYGNDKDFDGNWGIFDEPFLKWTANKMSDLKAPFYSEIFTISSHHPFTVPPQHIGEFPKGKIPMLEVVAYADYALREFFKEAAKQPWYNNTLFILTADHPGPPLPEHEFYQEQVGAHSTWMVLYKPNGEFKGTSDMVVQQTDIMPTVLDYIGYRGKFMAFGNSIFNKSAERYAFNFHTPDYMLLDDSFFLQFNGGRAIGLYDYKRDSTMSNNLIYELPNVTMSMEDKLKAIIQTHHHVMINDKLVAE, from the coding sequence GTGAAAGAACAATTATTTCATATTGAAATCCTCATCAAACGACTTGCTATCGTTTTATTGTTGTATACCGTTTGCCGCTTATTGTTTTTTCTGTTTAATATGGATTTATTTCCACCCATTCCACCGGGTGAATTTTTACAGATTATGGGCTACGGTCTGCGTTATGATGTTTCTTCCATTATTTATGTAAATATCATTTTTATTTTTTTACATGTTTTACCAAATCCCTGGTTCGACAATCCTAAATATCAGCGGATATTAAAAATATTATTTTATTCATTTAACGGTTTTGCATTATTGCTGGAAAGTGGCGACTGGATTTATTTCGAATATGGATTAAAACGCACCGATGCACATGAACTCGGTTTAACCGGTGATACCAATATTTTACCTCAGGTAATAAAAGATTACTGGATAATTTTTGTTTTGGCATTCTCCCTCATTTTAGGTGTCGAATATTTATATCGCAAAACGGAATTACATCGTAAACAAAATAAAAACTTTGGAGTACCGCGTTTAATTCATTACCCGAAACAGGTTTTTGCCATGGTAGTGATTGTCACCTTTGTAATAATTGGTGCACGCGGTGGTATTCAGCAGGAACCACTATCGCCAAACGAAGCTGCAAATGTGGTGGAAGACGGACGTTTCAGTTCGCTCATTATTAATACGCCGTTTTCGGTTATTTATGCATTCGGACACAGAGAATTACACGAACCAAAATATTTTAGTGAAGAGGAATTAGCAAAACGATATAATATTTTTCATGATAACGAAGCATATTATATCAGGCCTGATTCTATTCCCGCCCCAACACAACCACAAAATGTGTGTGTAATTGTATTGGAAAGTTTTTCGAAAGAATATCTCGGTTATTTTAATCCGGGTGAACCTTATACACCTTTTCTTGATTCGCTGATGCGAGAAAGTTTAACATTTACCAATGCTTATTCAAATGGTAAATCATCTAATCAGGGTATTATTGCTGTTACCAGTGGTATTCCGGTTATGATGGGCGAACCGTTTATTTCTTCAATTTATCAGAAAAATGCATTTGAAGGAATGGGCACCATATTAAATAAGGTGGGTTATGGTTCTTATTTTTTCCATGGAGCAAACAATGGTTCAATGGAATTTGACCGCTTTATGGAACAAGCCGGATTTACAGGTTATTTTGGAAGAAATGAATATGGTAACGATAAAGATTTTGACGGCAACTGGGGCATTTTTGATGAGCCGTTTTTAAAATGGACAGCAAATAAAATGAGTGATTTAAAAGCGCCGTTTTATTCTGAAATATTTACCATTTCTTCGCATCATCCGTTTACGGTTCCACCACAACATATCGGTGAATTTCCAAAAGGTAAAATTCCGATGCTGGAAGTTGTCGCTTATGCCGATTATGCATTGCGTGAATTTTTTAAAGAAGCAGCTAAACAACCTTGGTATAACAATACATTATTTATTTTAACAGCAGATCATCCCGGCCCTCCGCTGCCTGAACATGAATTTTATCAGGAACAGGTTGGTGCACACAGCACATGGATGGTTTTGTATAAACCCAACGGTGAATTTAAAGGCACATCTGATATGGTGGTTCAGCAAACCGATATTATGCCAACTGTATTAGATTATATTGGTTACAGAGGTAAGTTTATGGCTTTTGGAAATTCCATCTTCAATAAATCTGCAGAACGCTATGCATTTAATTTCCATACACCGGATTATATGTTGCTGGATGACAGTTTCTTTTTGCAATTCAACGGCGGTCGTGCAATTGGATTATATGACTACAAACGTGATAGCACAATGAGTAATAATTTAATTTATGAATTGCCCAATGTTACGATGTCCATGGAGGACAAATTAAAAGCGATTATTCAAACACATCATCATGTTATGATAAATGATAAATTAGTTGCAGAGTGA
- a CDS encoding translation initiation factor: protein MAKNKINLSGLVFSTDPDFKMPEDNNQQETLPPNQQDLRIWLEKNHRGGKTASVIKNFVGDETALENLCRELKTKCGTGGSAKDGEIIIQGDHRKKIGEILTKMGYKFKMAGG, encoded by the coding sequence ATGGCGAAAAATAAAATTAATTTATCGGGATTGGTATTTTCAACTGACCCCGATTTTAAAATGCCGGAAGATAATAATCAACAAGAAACCCTGCCACCCAATCAGCAGGATTTACGTATCTGGCTCGAAAAAAATCACCGCGGCGGAAAAACGGCCAGCGTCATTAAAAATTTTGTCGGCGACGAAACAGCACTTGAAAATTTATGTCGCGAACTCAAAACAAAATGTGGCACCGGCGGCTCTGCTAAAGATGGAGAAATAATTATTCAAGGCGACCACCGAAAAAAAATTGGTGAAATACTAACTAAAATGGGTTATAAATTTAAAATGGCAGGCGGATAA
- a CDS encoding T9SS type A sorting domain-containing protein, producing MKRLKLLSLIFLLACISTSAQNLVNNASFDTSATNPNSYAQICYPTGWNTPSGYCAVVPGHGSPDYYKTGGLGGAGTPVTFWATVSPHSGAGMAGFATYYPSYLNFREYVSTVLNTPLVPGTSYEVSFWLTNGITWLNGNATNNIGVAFTTSALTQPAAGYIAATPQVEYPTVLWDTLWHQLTFTFTATDASQYMTIGNFRTDAATTIQTKKAVGYPTSSAAYYYIDDVVVKPATPLPLQLIQFSGSASDDKVNLNWITANEINTAYFEIQRSQDGVIFETIGYAEAAGYSTAQLNYFFEDEHPFTGNNLYRLKLVDQDNTYGYSKCISINFETEHQLTVFPNPANNDISIKTTASEAAVIKISDASGKIFENFNTITNEGGVIHADISKYPPGIYFVTLISARTTISTTFIKSANR from the coding sequence ATGAAAAGGCTGAAATTATTGTCACTAATTTTTTTGCTCGCATGCATATCTACGTCTGCTCAAAATCTGGTTAATAATGCCAGTTTCGACACAAGTGCAACTAACCCGAATTCCTATGCTCAGATTTGTTACCCAACAGGATGGAATACACCAAGCGGATACTGTGCAGTAGTTCCCGGTCATGGTAGTCCTGATTATTATAAAACAGGCGGATTGGGTGGTGCAGGCACACCGGTTACTTTTTGGGCAACAGTTTCACCACACAGTGGAGCGGGCATGGCAGGGTTTGCAACTTATTATCCTTCATATTTAAATTTCAGAGAATATGTTTCAACCGTTTTGAATACACCACTTGTTCCGGGAACGAGTTATGAAGTTTCCTTCTGGCTCACAAATGGTATTACCTGGTTAAATGGAAATGCAACAAATAATATTGGTGTTGCCTTCACAACATCAGCCTTAACACAACCGGCTGCAGGGTATATTGCAGCAACTCCTCAGGTTGAATATCCAACGGTACTGTGGGACACTTTATGGCATCAGCTAACTTTCACCTTTACTGCAACCGATGCCAGTCAGTACATGACAATTGGTAATTTCAGAACTGATGCGGCAACTACTATTCAAACAAAAAAAGCGGTTGGTTACCCAACTTCTTCAGCAGCCTATTATTATATAGATGATGTTGTTGTGAAACCTGCAACTCCGCTCCCACTCCAGTTAATTCAATTTTCAGGGTCAGCATCCGATGATAAAGTAAATTTAAACTGGATAACAGCGAATGAAATAAATACCGCTTATTTTGAAATACAACGTTCGCAGGATGGTGTAATTTTTGAAACAATCGGCTACGCAGAAGCTGCAGGATATAGCACAGCGCAGTTGAATTATTTTTTTGAAGATGAACATCCATTTACAGGAAATAATTTATACCGCTTAAAACTTGTTGATCAGGATAATACTTATGGCTATAGTAAATGTATCAGTATCAATTTTGAAACAGAACATCAGCTTACGGTATTTCCCAATCCTGCTAATAATGACATCTCGATTAAAACAACAGCATCGGAAGCAGCGGTAATAAAAATTAGTGATGCCTCCGGAAAAATATTTGAAAATTTTAATACTATAACAAATGAAGGTGGCGTTATACATGCAGACATCAGCAAATATCCTCCCGGAATTTATTTCGTTACACTGATATCTGCACGCACAACCATTTCAACCACATTTATTAAATCAGCTAACCGTTAG